The genomic window ATGGTGCATATCTATCTCTTCACCCAGCCGCAGGTGTCTGATTTCCAGTAATCCAGCACGGGCTCGGCCCGCATCACACCATAAGTGTGAGTTCCAGCAGCATACTACTTGTATCTGTACGTGATTCGCCCTCGAGTCAGATCGTAGGGCGAAAGCTCAACAACAACTCGATCTCCAGGCAGTATTCGGATATAGTGCATCCTCATCTTGCCCGATATGTGCGCCAATACCTTGTGGCCGTTTTCAAGCTCCACCCGAAACATAGCATTGGGCAAAGGCTCGACAACAGTGCCTTCCATCTCTATCGACTCTTCACGCGTCGCCACCAGCTAGGGTCTCCTTACTAAGGCTTTTGGTCGCAAATGGTCAGTATACTGATTCTCAAGGGCGCCGTCCACAGAAAATCTAACCTCGGTATTCCGTCAAAACTTGAGGGCCAGTCTCGTGAATGGCCACCGTGTGTTCATAGTGCGCAGACAACGAGTCATCCGCCGTTACCACAGTCCACCCATCTGGCAGGGATCTGACCTCGTGGCCTCCAGCGTTAATCATCGGCTCGATTGCCAGGACCATGCCTGCCTTCAGGGTCGGCCCCTGACCAGGCGGGCCGAAATTAGGAATCTGCGGTTCTTCATGCATGGATCTCCCGATACCATGTCCTACATACTCACGAACCACACCAAACCCCTCGGCTTCGGCCACCTTCTGTATCTCTGCCGACACATCGGAAAGCTTGGCCCCCACGACCGCCTTGGCTATGCCTGCCTCAAGTGCTCGCTTGGTGACAGTCATTAAGTGACTAGCTCTGTGATCAACTTCGCCAACTGCAAAGGTGATCGCACAGTCACCATGATATCCATCCAAAACAGCGCCTACATCGACGGACAGTATGTCGCCTTCCTTCAACCTGCGCTCCGAAGGGATGCCATGCACGACCTCGTTGTTGATTGAAGCGCATATTGATGCCGGGAAGCCGTGGTAGCCCTTGAACGCTGGGGTTGCCCCCAGAGATCGAATGACGTCCTCTGCGATTGCATCAAGTTTCAGGGTAGTGACACCTGGGCGAATGTTCTCCGCCACACACCTGAGCGCCGCTGCAGTGATTCTGCCGGCCTCGCGCATAATTTCAATCTCGTCAGGCGACTTGCGAATTATCACTTCGAGGAATCATCTTCCCAAGCTGGTGCGGATATCGACCCACACGTCGTCCGGGCTCTTGGATCCATCGATTTCAGTGAGAATTCCTTTGTCCCTGAAGTAGCCGATCAGGGGCGCAGTCGAGCGATTGTATACTTCTAGGCGATTCCGAACTGTCTGCTCGTTATCGTCCTCTCGCTGGACTAGTCGCCCCCCACAAGCGGAGCACTTGTCACCTTCGTTCATGCTGGTGATTCGACCGCATGCCTCGCAAGCACGACGTGAGGTCAATCTCTTCACGACGATCTCCTGATCGACATCGATGCTGATCGCACGGTCCAGAGTGATGCCGATGTCCGCCAGCTCCTTGTCAAGGACCTCAGCCTGACTGATGTTCCTCGGGAAGCCATCAAGGATGAAGCCCGATCCAGCTACTTCGGCGATGCCGGACTTCACAAGCCCTATGACGATAAAGTCGGGTACGAGATCACCAGCGTCCATGTATGCCTTCGCCTGAACGCCCAGCGGGGTCTTGTTAGCAACAGCTTGCCTTAGGATGTCGCCCGTGGAGATGTGCTTCAGGCCCCACTCCTTGACCATCCTTGCAGACTGTGTGCCCTTGCCGACGCCTGGCGCACCTAGTAGCACTAGCTTCATCCAAGTATCTCCTCTGCTTCTCGCTTACTTGAAGAACCCGTCGTAGTGACGCATCTTTAGCTGACTCTCGAGTTGGGTCATCGTCTCAAGCGCCACCGATACCATGATTAGGATGGATGCCCCGCCGAATTGGTCGAGGATGGCCATATCAGTAGCCCTGAAGTAAATGGTCGGCAAGATCGCTATCGCGGCCAAGAAAACAGCTCCTGGCAAAGTAATGCGGTTCATGACGCTTTCGAGATAGTTTACGGTCGCCTTACCAGGTCGAACGCTCGGGATGAATCCACCGTTCTTCCGAAGGTTATCCGCAAGGTCGATTGGATTGAACACCAATGCCGAGTAGAAGTAGGCGAAGAAAATGATCATCAACGAGAACATCACGTAATAGAGCCAGCCTTGAGACAGGGCGTTCCCTACGTTGATGAGAAATGCGTTGCCTGTGATCTGCGCTAGCTGCGCGGGGAAGAACAGTATCGCCGAGGCGAAGATGATCGGAATCACTCCAGCCCCGTTGATTTTGAACGGGATGTAGGTGCCTGAACCGCCATATACCTTCCGCCCGACAACGCGCTTAG from Actinomycetota bacterium includes these protein-coding regions:
- the infA gene encoding translation initiation factor IF-1; amino-acid sequence: MATREESIEMEGTVVEPLPNAMFRVELENGHKVLAHISGKMRMHYIRILPGDRVVVELSPYDLTRGRITYRYK
- a CDS encoding adenylate kinase; amino-acid sequence: MKLVLLGAPGVGKGTQSARMVKEWGLKHISTGDILRQAVANKTPLGVQAKAYMDAGDLVPDFIVIGLVKSGIAEVAGSGFILDGFPRNISQAEVLDKELADIGITLDRAISIDVDQEIVVKRLTSRRACEACGRITSMNEGDKCSACGGRLVQREDDNEQTVRNRLEVYNRSTAPLIGYFRDKGILTEIDGSKSPDDVWVDIRTSLGR
- the map gene encoding type I methionyl aminopeptidase produces the protein MIIRKSPDEIEIMREAGRITAAALRCVAENIRPGVTTLKLDAIAEDVIRSLGATPAFKGYHGFPASICASINNEVVHGIPSERRLKEGDILSVDVGAVLDGYHGDCAITFAVGEVDHRASHLMTVTKRALEAGIAKAVVGAKLSDVSAEIQKVAEAEGFGVVREYVGHGIGRSMHEEPQIPNFGPPGQGPTLKAGMVLAIEPMINAGGHEVRSLPDGWTVVTADDSLSAHYEHTVAIHETGPQVLTEYRG